One Branchiostoma floridae strain S238N-H82 chromosome 15, Bfl_VNyyK, whole genome shotgun sequence DNA window includes the following coding sequences:
- the LOC118431972 gene encoding uncharacterized protein LOC118431972, translating to MGDRPMSEHHKLILRHNRRIIVENLNVTSVLDYLFQEDVLTDDMMQTIGAIPEQRTNERVRELLDILPSRGDRAFVVFCQALDNGYGYLADILRHAERTSTREDQTDSNSGEKDEESRSTDEVALETPETADDPHSTTQPNTVSTPDAGSRELKHLDSLDRSLPVEELVPMNIPPVVEACAMALRDHYRSTYNEYYPLSWYAFRLDTEGVYIPNQLTRIDRPSAATMDPISEKDLSLDTKNTLLQGPPGTGKTTFIYHQAYKWAKDENPRLQDVVLLFVLSARSIGDRNVLEEACDQLLPRGFLDERKAKDLEKWIELNPGRTMFMIENIDETPNVTEQDVRMPLKTQNPVLQFLQRKYLPKTRRVFTTRSTELTTEGSRPLSIHIPPLFDAHYIFNGFSDEARTEYIERFFGGNDEKVQSLKEAVAVDECLQEIISNPLYAVLICFLWENDQEKPSTCTEIFSKVIDLLERRYLEQSGHITKDAVRRCLCNLEKFGWDSIEQDKYDFSIDEVKDTIGTLPIKMGLIVKDPVRIEDLYKFQHKTFKEYFAAKYVMTRPEDDACHRMLWSPECTSGQKYTNVCLFAAGILQSSCKGLFEAMQACLLEMMRKPAPKCCIHDVITRACWAVSESGEMAANAPLVAESLPEDITLDFQRRPPKPGAIRGLAEVVKVLPAKTLKAVDLGEMWIPHANELKGLGRALAKTKGVKSLTANVTRMDMSLSNPEEKDNSGILAFHQGIAKNKSITHLTIEASIDTMSEEAITAIPKAVQGNTTVTDLRLLIFFAKLCSDRCVNKITNCNREQNAKVFFKSFAETLASNRTLQSLQLSSYILRHRMAIDPLAPAIAHHPCLRSLTVSGPWSGRGHFEHDGTNALAHILRNTKTLSSVTIRLQSFSTTEVDTDRASILFTALSTCKTLEKVKLVFTWMFAREKLLVADFVRESQTLKELTLEWRSMSEAFLLALCEAIRQQATGSLQKLVLTGRFAARGQAELGRTFARSKTLQCLELHGNPFIDEGLQAFIDAVSEIQGSFHGPPRQVLVRGSVEGARASNVIQSTQLAEATLPDFPEINIVIEDLTPVAPDPLTYVPMGLSEWL from the exons ATGGGTGACCGACCTATGAGCGAACATCATAAACTGATCCTCCGTCACAACAGAAGAATCATCGTCGAAAATCTCAATGTCACATCCGTGTTAGACTACCTATTCCAGGAGGATGTGCTCACCGACGATATGATGCAAACTATAGGTGCAATTCCTGAGCAAAGGACAAACGAAAGGGTCAGAGAATTGCTAGACATTCTTCCGTCAAGAGGTGACAGGGCGTTTGTAGTCTTTTGCCAGGCACTCGACAATGGCTATGGCTATTTGGCAGATATTCTAAGGCATGCCGAACGGACGTCAACCC GGGAAGACCAGACTGATTCGAATTCAGGCGAGAAGGATGAGGAGTCTAGATCTACTGATGAGGTAGCGTTGGAAACGCCAGAAACTGCAGATGACCCGCATTCGACGACACAACCCAACACGGTTTCAACACCCGACGCAGGGTCCCGAGAACTCAAACATTTGGATAGCCTCGACCGATCTTTGCCGG TTGAGGAGCTAGTGCCGATGAACATACCTCCCGTGGTCGAGGCCTGTGCAATGGCACTGAGGGACCATTACCGGTCAACATACAACGAGTATTACCCACTAAGCTGGTATGCCTTTCGTCTGGATACAGAAGGCGTCTACATACCCAATCAG CTGACAAGAATTGACCGCCCATCGGCAGCCACGATGGATCCAATATCAGAGAAGGACCTGTCATTGGATACAAAAAACACGCTGCTTCAAGGcccaccagggacaggaaagaCTACGTTCATCTACCACCAGGCGTACAAGTGGGCTAAAGACGAGAATCCAAGGCTGCAAGACGTCGTGCTTCTATTCGTCCTATCAGCACGAAGCATAGGAGACAGGAACGTGCTGGAAGAAGCCTGTGACCAGTTGCTACCCAGAGGCTTTCTCGACGAAAGAAAGGCAAAAGATCTTGAGAAATGGATCGAATTAAACCCAGGCCGAACCATGTTTATGATCGAGAATATAGACGAGACCCCAAACGTCACAGAGCAGGACGTAAGGATGCCGTTAAAAACGCAGAACCCAGTCCTACAGTTTCTGCAAAGGAAGTATCTGCCCAAAACACGGAGGGTGTTCACTACAAGAAGCACAGAACTGACAACTGAAGGATCAAGACCACTATCAATCCACATTCCTCCGCTCTTCGATGCTCACTACATCTTCAACGGCTTCTCGGACGAGGCCAGAACCGAGTACATTGAAAGGTTTTTCGGTGGCAATGATGAGAAGGTTCAGAGTCTGAAAGAAGCCGTCGCCGTGGATGAATGTCTTCAGGAAATCATCAGCAACCCATTGTACGCAGTATTGATTTGCTTCCTGTGGGAGAATGATCAGGAAAAACCAAGCACATGTACAGAGATTTTCAGCAAGGTGATAGACCTCCTTGAGAGAAGGTATCTCGAACAATCTGGTCATATTACCAAGGACGCTGTAAGGAGGTGTCTTTGCAATCTTGAAAAGTTCGGATGGGATTCGATTGAACAGGACAAGTATGACTTCAGCATTGACGAAGTCAAAGACACCATTGGAACTCTTCCTATCAAGATGGGCCTGATCGTGAAGGACCCCGTAAGAATAGAGGACCTGTATAAGTTCCAACACAAGACATTCAAAGAGTACTTCGCGGCAAAGTACGTCATGACCAGGCCAGAGGACGATGCATGTCATCGTATGCTGTGGTCCCCAGAATGTACAAGTGGGCAGAAATACACCAATGTCTGCCTATTTGCAGCTGGCATTCTACAGTCATCTTGCAAAGGGCTTTTCGAAGCGATGCAAGCATGTCTTTTGGAGATGATGCGTAAGCCGGCACCAAAGTGTTGcattcatgacgtcatcacccgTGCGTGCTGGGCCGTGAGCGAATCCGGTGAAATGGCAGCGAATGCTCCTCTTGTGGCAGAGTCCTTGCCCGAGGATATCACCCTTGACTTTCAGCGCAGACCGCCCAAACCTGGAGCCATTCGTGGACTTGCAGAAGTGGTCAAGGTTCTCCCTGCAAAGACGCTTAAAGCTGTGGATCTTGGAGAGATGTGGATTCCACATGCAAATGAGTTGAAAGGTCTGGGAAGAGCTCTGGCTAAGACCAAAGGTGTCAAATCTCTGACTGCAAACGTAACAAGAATGGACATGTCTCTGTCCAATCCAGAAGAGAAGGACAATAGTGGTATCCTGGCCTTTCACCaaggcatcgccaaaaacaaAAGCATAACGCACCTGACAATCGAAGCCAGCATCGACACGATGAGCGAAGAAGCTATCACGGCAATACCTAAAGCTGTGCAGGGAAACACAACTGTCACAGACCTTCGACTTCTTATCTTCTTTGCGAAGCTGTGTTCGGACAGATGCGTGAATAAGATTACAAATTGTAACAGAGAGCAGAACGCCAAGGTATTCTTTAAGTCCTTTGCGGAAACGCTGGCGTCCAACAGAACACTACAATCTTTACAGCTTAGCAGCTATATCCTTCGCCACAGAATGGCTATAGATCCACTGGCACCAGCGATAGCACATCACCCATGTCTGAGGTCGTTAACCGTATCTGGCCCATGGAGCGGTCGAGGGCACTTTGAACACGATGGTACAAACGCACTGGCACACATTCTTAGGAATACAAAGACCCTTTCCTCTGTGACCATTCGATTACAGTCTTTCAGCACAACAGAAGTGGACACAGACCGCGCGAGCATCCTCTTCACTGCCCTTAGCACTTGCAAGACTCTGGAAAAGGTCAAGCTCGTCTTTACCTGGATGTTCGCACGGGAAAAGCTCCTGGTGGCAGATTTTGTCAGAGAAAGCCAAACCCTGAAAGAGTTGACGTTGGAGTGGAGAAGCATGAGCGAAGCCTTCCTCCTCGCGCTGTGTGAAGCGATCAGGCAGCAAGCAACGGGAAGcctacagaagctggtgttaaCGGGGAGGTTCGCGGCCAGAGGGCAGGCTGAGCTCGGGAGGACATTTGCCAGGAGCAAGACTCTCCAGTGTCTAGAGCTGCACGGGAATCCTTTCATAGATGAAGGACTACAGGCTTTCATAGATGCAGTGAGCGAG ATTCAAGGCTCTTTCCATGGGCCACCACGCCAGGTGCTAGTGAGGGGGTCAGTAGAAGGCGCGCGCGCATCAAATGTGATCCAATCTACTCAACTAGCGGAAGCAACGCTCCCAGACTTTCCAGAAATCAACATTGTGATCGAGGATCTAACCCCAGTTGCACCAGACCCGTTAACATATGTACCAATGGGGCTGTCAGAGTGGTTATAA